The Pseudoxanthomonas suwonensis sequence AGACCACGGCGACGCCGCCTGCGCCCCGACGCTGCCGATGGTCGCCTGAGCCGTCGCCACGACGGATGCCGCGGCACGCGCAAGGGCGCCCTCCGGGCGCCCTTGCCGTTCCTGGCCGTCAATTTTCCCCGCGCGTGGCCGATACGTCGGTAACGGACGTCCCTTTGCCGCCTTTCCCGATGCCGGAAACGTACGACTCCCTCGCCGCACCGATGGACCTGGAGGATGCAGCCCGCTACACGCTGCACGATCCGCGTGAGATCGCGCGCGTCCTGCAGTCGCTGGTCGATGCCGGCGCGCTGATCAGCGCCCACATCATGCCCGGCGGGCTGCCCTGCCCGACCGCGCTGCTGGAGGTGGGCCACGATGGCGGGGTCCTGATCGACGGCAACCACCAGGAAAGCGTCAACCAGCGCATCGCGGCCGCCCACCACCTGACCTGCGTGTCGCAGCTGGACCGGGTGCGCATCCAGTTCCGCCTGCGCGACCTGGCCCGGGTCGACAACGACGGCCGGGTCGCCTTCTCCGCGTCCGCGCCGGAGTCGCTGCTGAAACTGCAGCGGCGCGAACTGTACCGGTTGCAGCTGGTGCCGGGGCCGGTGGTGACCCTGCAGATCCCGGCCACCGACGAGCTTCCCCCTCTGCAGGTCCGTGTGCTGGACCTGAGCGGCGGCGGGCTGGCGCTGTCGGTGCGCGAAGAGGACGAGGCCCGCTTCGCCGCGCGCACCCGCCTGGCCGACTGCCAGCTGCGCCTTCCCGATGCCGCGCCCCTGCCGGTGCAGCTGGAGGTGGCGCACGTGTCGCGCCAGGCCCCCCTGGCCGGCAGTGCCCTGCGCGCCGGCTGCCGGTTCCTCGAGCTGTCGCCGCACGCCGAGAAGCAGGTGCTGCAGTACATCTTCCGGGTCGAGCGCCAGCGCAACGCGCGCGAGCGCCGGGCGGTGTGAGCGGCCGTCTTGGAGTGGGTCGTGCGGGGGAAGCTGGCCGGATGCCGGGCGGAAGACGGCTCGCCACTGCGAACGGGCGCCGTCTTCGGCATGGCGGTCATCGTCCCGCAAGGCAGAAGCCACGCAGCTTCGGCCGGGGGCCGCCGTCCATCGCGCGGTGTCAGGGCCGTGGCTTCCTTCCATTGGCTGGCTTGGAAGCACCAGGCCAAGGCCCCTTCGCTCCCGCGACAGGAACCCAGCGTACGGGCGTCGAACAGCGGAGTACGACGCCTGTGCCGACGGCGTCGGGTCGCCGGCTGAACCCGGCTCCTACAACAGCCGCGCCGTTACCGCTCTCTGTAGGAGCTGACTTCAGTCGGCGACACGGGCGTCGGAATCATGAGGGCGTCGCCTGTGCCGGCGGCATCGCGTCGCGGGCAAGCCCGGCTCCTGCACAAGAACGGGTCGCCGGACGCCGAACGGAGCCGGTAGGCCGTTGGCGATGACGAAGTAACGACCTGGAAGCCCCCGAAGACGTGGCAGGCCGGGTGTGTTGCGGCAGCGGCCATGGATGGCCGCGTCGGCGAGTCGGCACACGGATGTGCCGCCGAGACGACCGCAACACACCCGGCCTGCCGCGGCTCAACCCGAAGCCGACCACGCCCAACGCTCTTGCCGTTGCCATCGCCGGTTGCCTTCGCCGGGCGGGGGCCCAGCTCCCCGATCGGCGCAGGGACCTAAAGTTGCCGCCGTCGCGGCCGATCCTCTCCTTCGAACCGATCCGCGCTCCGGCGCGGCCACGCCCTGCAGGAGCGCACCCATGAGCAGCACCCCATCCCCGACCGCCGGCGAGTTCCTCACCTTCACCCTCGGCGAGGAGCACTACGGCGTCGACATCCTGAAGGTCCAGGAGATCCGCGGCTACGACGCGGTCACCCGGGTTCCCGACGCGCCCGAGTACATCAAGGGCGTGATCAACCTGCGCGGCACCATCGTGCCGGTGATCGACCTGCGCCTGAAGCTGCGCCTGCGCGAGGCGCGCTACGACAGCCTCACGGTGATGATCGTCCTCAACGTGCTGGACCGGGTGGTCGGCATCGTGGTCGACGGCGTGTCCGACGTGGTCCCGCTGGCGCAGGAGCAGATCCGGCCCAAGCCCGAGTTCGGCGCCGCGGTCGACACCCGCTTCATCTGCGGGATCGGCACCCTGGACGAGCGGATGCTGATCCTGCTGGACATCGAGACGCTCCTGGACAGCGCCGACCTGGGGACCGAAGCCCCGCTGGAAACCGCCGCCTGAGCACGGCCTAAAGTCCTGCGGCCGCAGGCCGATAGGCACCACAACCAAGGGCCGCTCGCCGCAGGCCCGGACGCATCCCCGCCACTGGAGCACCGAAATGACACCGAACTTCCGCCTGCTTTCCCTCGCCGCCGTGCTGGCCGCCGCGCCGCTGGCCGCCTCCGCCCAGGACGCCATCCCCGCCGAACAGGCCGTCCGTTACGTCGGCAAGGACGGCATGGTCTGCGGCAAGGTGGAGAAGACCCGCTACGCCCAGAACTCCGAAGGCGAGCCGACCTTCCTGTATATGGGCGGCGCCTTCCCGCGCCACACCTTCTCGGCCCGCATCCCGGGCGACCAGCGCGACAAGTTCAAGCCCACCCCCGAGGAACTGGAGGGCCGCGACGTCTGCGTGATCGGCACGATCAGGAAGGATGCCAGCCGCGCCGAGATCGCGATCAGCTCGCCGTCCAACATCAAGCTGGCCACCATCAAGTAAGCACCGCCGCGGCCCGGGTGCGTCCAGCGCCCGGGTCGCACTGCATTCGAGAGACCAGGGGAAACGTCCATGCACTGGCTGAAGAATCTCAAGCTCACGCCCAAGCTCATGCTGGCTTTCGGCGTCGTGCTCGCGCTCATGGTGGTCCAGGGCATTGGCGCCTACTACGGGCTCGCCTCGCTCAACCGCTCCACCACCCACCTGGCCGGCAACACGATGGACACCGTGTCCACCGCCGCCGAGCTGCGCGCCCTGCTGGGCGAGTACCGCACCGCGTCCTACCGCGGCCTGGTCCGCGCCAGCGACGCGGTCAAGCAGGAGGCGCGCCAGCGCGCCTCCGGCCTGGCCGGCGAGATCGAGGCCGCCAGCACGACCTACGACGGCCTGGTCTCCACCGCCGAGGAGCGCAAGCTGTTCGACGAGTTCGTCGGCTCCTGGGCCGAGGCCAAGACGTCCTACGAGTCGGTCAACGAGATGATCGACCTGGACCTGCCGGACGACGCCCTGGACACCTTCCTCGGCGAGACCTCCGACCTGCACAACCGGACCACCGGGGCGATCACCGCGCTGATCCAGGAAGCCGACCGCCAGGCCGGCGCGGCCGGCGCCGACGCGGCCGGCGCCTACGCCACGTCCGGCATCCTGGTCGTGGTGATGCTGCTGGCCGGCATCGGCGGCGGCCTGGCCATCGCCTGGCTGCTGGCGCGCGGCCTGGCCGGCGCCATGCGCGAGGCGGTGGGCGTGGCCCACGACGTGGCCGGCGGCAAGCTGGACAGCCGCATCGACACCTCGCGCCAGGACGAGATCGGCGACCTGCTCAAGGCCATGCAGCGGATGCAGCACGACCTGCGCGAGCGCACCGAGCGCGACCAGAAGGTCGCCAACGAGAACCTTCGCGTGCGCACCGCGCTGGAAAGCTCCTCGATCGGCCTGATCATCACCGACCGCGACCTGGAGGTGGTCTACACCAACCCGGCGCTGCGCGACATGCTCGACGGCTACGCCGACCAGATCGCCGAGGCGCTGCCGGGCATCGATCCGCAGCGTCCGCTGGTGGGCCAGCCGGTGTCGGTGCTGGAGCACGGCGGCAAGGTCGATCCGGCCTTCATCGCCCGCCTCGAGAAGGAAGGCCGCGGCCAGCGGGAAATGCAGTACGGCCAGGCCTGCTTCGTCCAGAACATCTCGGTGATCCGCGATGCCAGCGGCGAGAGCGTGGGCACCGTCTGCGAGTGGCGCGACCGCACCATCGAAGTGCACATCGAGCAGGAGGTGGCGCGGGTGGTCGAGGCCGCCGCCGCCGGCGACCTGTCCGGGCGCATCGGCACCGAGGGCAAGCAGGGCTTCCTGCTGCAGCTGGCGGTGCAGCTCAACGGCCTGCTGGACGCCAACGCGATCAGCCTGTCGGAGGTCTCGCGCCTGCTGACCGCACTGTCCGAAGGCGACCTGACCAGCCGCATGGAAGGCGACTTCCACGGTGTGTTCGCCCGCATGCGCGACGATGCCAACGCCACCGTCGCCCAGCTCACCTCGATCGTCGGCCGCATCCAGGGCGCCTCCTCGGCCATCTCCACTGCCTCCACCGAGATCGCCTCCGGCAACAACGACCTGTCCCGCCGCACCGAACAGCAGGCCGCCAACCTGGAAGAAACCGCCGCCTCGATGGAGGAACTGACCTCCACCGTCAAGCAGAACGCCGACCACGCCCGCCAGGCCAACCAGCTGGCCGTCGGCGCAGCCTCCGTCGCCTCCCAGGGCGGCCAGGTCGTGGGCCAGGTGGTCACCACCATGGCCGACATCCAGGCCTCCTCGCGCAAGATCGCCGACATCATCTCGGTCATCGACGGCATCGCCTTCCAGACCAACATCTTGGCCCTGAACGCGGCCGTGGAAGCGGCCCGCGCCGGCGAACAGGGCCGCGGCTTCGCCGTGGTGGCCACCGAAGTGCGCTCGCTGGCCCAGCGCAGCGCCACGGCGGCCAAGGAGATCAAGACCCTGATCGAGGACTCCACCAGCAAGGTGGCCAATGGCGCCCAGCTGGCCGACCAGGCCGGCAAGACCATGGGCGAGCTGGTGGCCTCGGTGCAGCGGGTGACCGACATCATGGCCGAGATCTCCGCCGCCTCGCAGGAACAGGCCGCCGGCATCGAGCAGGTCAACCAGACCATCGTGCAGATGGACGAGACCACCCAGCAGAACGCGGCGCTGGTGGAAGAAGCCACCGCCGCGGCCCGGGCCATGGAGGAACAGGCCGGCGGACTGGCACAGGCCATCGCCGTGTTCCGGATCGAGGGCGGCAAGGCGCCAGCGGTCCATGCCCCGGCCAGTGCCGCCGCCCCGGCCAGTGCCGCCGCCCCGGCCGCGGTGCCGTTCCCGGCACGCAAGTCCCCGGTGCGCACGCCGGCACCGCGTACCGCCGGCAACACCGCCACCATCATCAACGAGGCCGACTGGGCCGAGTTCTGAGCCGGCACCGCCCGGAGTGGCAACCGAGGACCCCGGCCCCGGCCGGGGTTCCTGGTTTCGAACGTGCAACGGCGTCGGCCGGAGTCCGGTTCCACGCGGCCTCCTACCCCGCGATACCGCTCTTCTTGTTGTAGGAGCTGGCTTCAGCCGGCGACATGCCACGTCGGCACGGGCGACTGTCCCATGGTTCCGACGCCCGGGTCGCCGGCTGAAGCCAGCTCCTACAAGAGGCAGCAAGGCCACATCGCCGCGACCGCGCGGACGTCGCCTATGCCGGCAAGACGTGTCACCGGCGAGCCAGCACATGCCATGCAGGTTTCCGTCCCCGCTCCCTGAGCCACGGCCTGCCCCGCCGCCATCAACTTCGACCGCGCCGCGCCGATATCCATGGCGGCGGGACAGCACCCGCCGCCAGCCGTCCCGCACATGCCGGATCCGAGATGAGCGCCACGCACCTGCCGCACCCGCCGAACGACCACCGCGAGTTCCCGTTCTCCGACCGCGACTTCCGCCGCGTCTGCCAGATGATCCATGCCCGCGCCGGCATCGCCCTGGCCCCCGGCAAGCGCGACATGGTCTACGGCCGCCTGTCGCGGCGCCTGCGCAGCCTCGGCCTGGCCGACTTCGGCCTCTACCTGGACCACCTCGACGCCGACCCGGACGGCGCGGAGTGGCAGGCGTTCACCAACGCCCTGACCACCAACCTCACCGCCTTCTTCCGCGAACCGCACCACTTCGAACGGCTCGACCAGCAGCTTCGGCAGATCGGCCCCCGCGCCGGCACCCTCCGGCTGTGGTCGTGCGCGGCTTCCACCGGCGAGGAGCCCTACTCGATGGCGATCACCGCCTGCGAGGCCTTCGGCACGCTGACGCCGCCGGTGCGGATCCTGGCCACCGACATCGACACCCAGGTGCTGGCCACCGCGCAGCGCGGGGTCTATGCACTGGAGCGCATCGCCGGGCTGGACGAGGACATGCGCCGGCGCTACTTCCAGCGCGGCACCGGGCCCAACGAGGGCCGCTGCCGGGTCAATCCCGCGCTGCAGGCGCTGATCGAGTTCCGGCCGCTGAACCTGCTGGAAACGCGCTATGACATCGGCGGCCCGTTCGCCGCGCTGTTCTGCCGCAACGTGATGATCTACTTCGACAAGCCGACCCAGCGCGGGATCCTCTCGCGCCTGGTCGCGCACATGGACCCCTCCAGCCTGCTCTATACCGGGCACTCGGAGAACTACCTGCACGCCGCCGACCTGATCCAGCCCTGCGGCCGCACCCTGTACCGGCGCCACCCGCAGGCCCAGGCGGTGCACGCATGAGCGGCGCCGCGCTGCAGACCGACGACGTCCTGCGCTACCGCGACCCGCAGTTCAAGGTCCCGGCGGCCAAGCTGCTGCCGACCCAGTACCTGGTGGTCGACGACGGCACCGCTTTGGTCACCGTGCTCGGTTCCTGCGTGGCCGCCTGCATCCGCGACCCGATGCTGCAGCTGGGCGGCATGAACCACTTCCTGCTGCCGGACGGCAACAGCGGCGACGGCGCCCCGGCGCGCTATGGCAGCTACGCCATGGAAGTGCTGATCAACGAACTGCTCAAGCGCGGCGCCAGCCGCAAGCGGCTGGAGGCCAAGGTGTTCGGCGGCGCCAACGTGCTCAAGGGCTTCACCAGCAACCCGGTGGGCACCCGCAACGCCGATTTCGTGATCGCCTACCTGGCCGCCGAGCGCATCCCGGTGGTGGCCGAGGACATGCGCGGCATCCATCCGCGCAAGGTGTTCTTCTTCCCGCAGACCGGCAAGGTGATGGTCAACCGCCTGCCGCACGCGCACGACGCCGAGGTCGCCGCCGCCGAGTCGGCGGTGCGCTCGCGGCTGTCGCGCACGCCGGTCAGCGGCGGCGTGGAGCTGTTCTGATGGACAGGATCAAGGTCCTGGTGGTCGACGACTCGGCGGTGGTCCGGCAACTGCTGACCGAGCTGCTCGGCAGCGACCCGGGGATCGAGGTGGTCGGCGCCGCCGCCGACCCGTTGCTGGCGCGCGAGAAGATCAAGCGACTCAATCCCGACGTACTGACCCTGGACGTCGAGATGCCGCGGATGGACGGCCTGGCCTTCCTCGAGAACCTGATGCGGCTGCGGCCGATGCCGGTGGTGATGGTGTCCTCGCTGACCGAGCGCGGCGCCGAAATCACCCTGCAGGCGCTGGCGCTGGGCGCGGTGGACTTCGTCACCAAGCCCAAGCTGGACGTGGCGCGCGGCCTGGGCGAGTACGCCGGCGAGATCGTGGCCAAGGTCAAGGCCGCCGCGCGCGCGCGGGTGCAGGCGCTGGCGCGGCCGGCGCAGCGGCTGGAACCGGCGGCCACGCCGCGCGCTTCGACGGCGACCGCCGCGCGCTTCCGCACCACCGACCGGCTGATCGCGATCGGCGCCTCGGCCGGCGGCACCGAGGCCATCCGCGTGGTGCTGGAGCAGATGCCGCCGGACGCACCGGCCATCGTCCTGACCCAGCACATCCCCGGCGGCTTCAGCCGCGCCTTCATCGAGCGCCTGGACCGGCATTCGCCGATGCTGGTGCGCGAGGCCGGCGACGGCGAGGCGATCCTGCCCGGCCACGCCTACCTGCCGCCGGGCGACCGCCACCTGCGGGTGATCCGTGACGGCGCGCGCTGGCGCTGCCGGATCGACGACGGCCCCCCGGTGAACCGGCACCGCCCGGCGGTGGACGTGCTGTTCCGCTCGGTCGCGCAGAGCGCCGGCGCCAATGCCGTGGCCGCGATCCTGACCGGCATGGGCGACGATGGCGCCCGCGGCCTGCTGGAGCTGCGCCAGGCCGGCGCGGCCACCCTGGTCCAGGACGAGGCCAGCAGCGTGGTCTGGGGTATGCCCGGCGCGGCGTGCAGGCTCGGCGCGGCGCAGGAAGTGCTGCCGCTGGACCGCATCGCAGGTCGCCTGCTGGAGCTGGCCGGCGCCTGAGCGCGACGGCGGTCGCGCTTCCGTGGCGCAGGAACCGGGTCAGCCCGCGACACGGGCGTCGGAACCGCGCCAGGATGCGGTGTGATCGCCCGGGTAGAAGAACGCGCCGCCGCGCGCGGCAAGAATGATCCGTGATGTTTTCCTGTAGGAGCCGGCTTCAGCCGGCGACATGGGCGTCGGAACCATGAGGGCGTCGCCCGTGCCGACGGCGTCGCGTCGCCGGCTGAACCCGGCTCCTACAAAGGCAGGCTGCCTCGTGCGCTACTCGGGATTGGCCACGCCGTGCGGCACGTGCCCGGCGGCCACGTGCAGGCGGGCGCTGTCGATGTTGTGTGCCGAATCGTCGAAGAAGATGTCCGCGCCGAACGTTGCCAGGAACGGCCCCTTGGCCCGGCCGCCGAGGAACAGCGCCTCGTCCAGGCGCACGTCCCACTCGCGCAGGGTGCGGATCACCCGCTCGTGCGCCGGCGCCGAGCGCGCGGTGACCAGCGCGGTGCGGATCGGTGCGTCCTCGCCCGGCGGGAACACCGCCTGCAGTTCGTGCAGCGCCGACAGGAAGCCGCGGAACGGACCGCCCGACAGCGGTTCCCGGGCGCGCTGGTGCTCGTGCAGGCCGAACGCTTCAACCCCCTGCTCGCGCGAGATCCGTTCGCTCTCGTCGCCGAAGATCACCGCGTCGCCGTCGAAGGCGATCCGCAGCTGGTCGCGGTGCGCCGCCGCCGCCCGCGCCGGCAGGATCGTCGCCGCGGCCACGCCGTGCTGCAGCGAGCGCCGCACCGACTCGGGGTTGGCCGACAGGAACAGGTCGGTGCCGAACGGCGCCACGTAGGGCCAGGTCGGCTCGCCGGCGGTGAACACCGCGCGCACGATGCCCAGGCCGTGGTGCTGGATCGAATTGAAGATGCGCAGCCCGGTGTCGGCGGAATTGCGCGACAGCAGGATCACCTCGACCTGCGGCGTACCCGGCGGCAGGCGCCGGTTCAGCGCCAGCAGCTTGCGCACCACCGGGAAGGCCACGCCCGGTTCGAGCACCTCGTCCTCGAGACCGCGCTGGTAGTCGGCGTAGGCCTCCACGCCGTCGCGCTCGTACAGCGCGTGGCTCTCCTCCAGGTCGAACAGCGCGCGCGAGGTGACCGCGACGGTGAGCAGGCGTGGACTGGTGTCGTCGGGACGGGCCATGGCGCCATTATCGGCCATGCCGGTGCACGACGCGCGCGCGCCGCGTCACGGACGCGCCGCTTGCTCCGCTACCGGCCGAGGACGAACCGCGCCGGCGCGCCGCGCTGGCGGTCCGGCGTCACCGCGCGCACCTCCAGCACCAGGTCCAGCGGCCGCTGCTGGGCCGGCGGCAGGTCCTGGAAGATGAACTGGTGCTCGGCCCTGCGCCCGCTCACCGGCGACGCCAGTACCGTGCCGGGGAACAGCCCCTCCGGTGCCTCGCCGACGACGACCCGGTACTCGAAGCCGATCTGGTCGAGCGAATAGTCGCTGCCGCGCGGCCATCTCAGCTGGACCGAAACGAAGCCCAATGCATCGCAGGTGGCGCCGCCGCCGGCACCGCGGACCAGGCTGGACGATGCGATCTCCGGCGCGGGAATGCGCGCGTTGTCGACCAGTGCCGAAGTGTCGGCCGGAAACGGCGCCATGTTGCTGGTGAACATGCATGCAGCAGCCGCCTGCGCCGGCAATGCGCAGAGCAGCATCAAGTACCGCAACTTCACGGGACCCCTCCCCTTCAGTTGAAGCGTGATTCCCCAGGTTGTGAAGGCCGGGAAGGTGCACCCACTTCACCCGGCCGGCCGGCGCAGCAGGTACGCCGGCTGACCACGTCATACCACGAATTGTTCGCTCAGGATACGTTCCTCGAGGTTGTGCTCGGGATCGAACAGCAGGGTCACGGTGCGGTCGGCCGACTCGCGGATCACCACTTCGACCACGTCGCGGGTCTCGTGCGAATCGGCAGTCACGCTGACCGGACGCTTGTAGGGGTCCAGCACCTCGAAGCGGATCTCGGTGTCGGCCTTGAGGATGGCGCCGCGCCAGCGGCGCGGACGGAAGGCGGCGATCGGGGTCAGGGCGATGGTGTGCGAGCCCAGCGGCAGGATCGGTCCGTGCGCGGAGAAGTTGTAGGCGGTGCTGCCGGCCGGGGTGGCGACCATGACGCCGTCGCAGATCAGCTCGTCCAGCCGGGTCTGCCCATTCAGGCCGATGCGGATGTGCGCCGCCTGCCGGGTCTGGCGCAGCAGGGAGACCTCGTTGTAGGCCAGCGAGCCGGTGCTGGTGCCGGATTCGGTCTGCGCCAGCATCTCCAGCGGGCGCAGCTTGGCCGGCTCGGCCGCGGCGATCCGCTCGAGCAGGTTGTCGGCATGGAAATGGTTCATCAGGAAACCCACCGTGCCCAGCTTCATGCCGTAGACCGGCTTGTCCAGGCCGCCATGGCGGTGCAGCGTCTGCAGCATGAAGCCGTCGCCGCCGAGTGCGCAGATCACGTCCGCCTCCTCGGGCGGATGCTGCCCGTGGCGCGCGGCCATCGCTTCCAGCGCCTGCTGGGCATTGGGCACGGTGCTGGCGAGGAAGGCGATGCGGGGGCTGGCGCTCATCACGATCTCCGTCTGGAGGCGCGAGGATAACCGGCCAGCGGCATGGATGCCCGGGGACAATGCAGCGGAGGTGTCCGGCCCGGCCGCAGGCTGCGCCGCCCTGCCCCTGTAGGAGCGGGCATGACCGCGACCCGACGACGTCGGCACAGGCGACGCCCTCGCGGTCCGACACGTCGTCGGGTCGCGGTCATGCCCGCTCCTACACAGATCGAGGAGCCGCCGCTCGTGCGCTTCGCGTCGCAATGCGACCCGGGGATCCAGGCCGCCCCGCACCGCGGCACGGGGCCCGTACGCCGGCCGGTGGCCGGCGCACGAGGCCGCGGATCAGCCGCGCGCGGCCAGCTGCCCCAGCTTCTGCACCGCCACCGACAGGGTCGGGTAGTCCAGGGTCTTCTGTGCCGACAGTTCCGAGAGCATGCCCAGGGTGAAGCGCAGCGCGGGATCGTCGCGCTCCAGCCAATGGCGCACCTTGGCGTCGGGATCGGCGCCGGGCTGGGACACGGCCTGGCCGGCCAGCACCCGGTGGTGCGCGGCCAGTTCGTCGCGCATCACGCCGCGGGCGACAGCGTGCCAGCGCCCGTCCACCGCCAGCGCGTCGATCTGCTCGAACAGCCACGGCAGGCGCAACGCGTCGCCCAGGCGGAAGTGCACGCGCGAGACGTCCACCGGCTTGAGCTTGCGCGCGCGCGCCAGTTCGATGATGTCGAACGCCGATTCCAGGTACGGCAGCTCGGACAGCTGCTGGGCCAGCTTGGGCGGCATGCCCTTGTCGCGCCACTCGCGCAGCGCCGCCTCGTAGGCCGGGCGCTGGGCGTCGGACAGCACGCCCGAGGCCTCGCGGATGTCGTTGAACGGATCGCGGTAGCGCTCCACCGCCTCGGTGATGCTGGGCATCGGGCCGGGGCGGTTGAGCAGCCAGCGCACGAACGAGCGCTGCAGGCTCCAGATCACCTGCAGCGCGTCGATCTGCGCGGCCTCCGGCAGCTTGCCGTCGAGCGCGTCGATCTGCGTCCACAACATGCGCGCGTCCAGGGTCTCGCGGCTGACCGTGTAGGCCTTGGCCACCTCGGCCGGGCTGCGGCCGGTGTCCTCCTGCATGCGCAACAGGAAGGTCGCGCCCATCCGGTTGATGGTGGTGTTGGTCACCGCGGTGGCGATGATCTCGCGCTTGAGGCGGTGGCGCTCCATCTCGGCGGCGTACTTCTTCTGCAGCGGCACCGGGAAGTAGCGCTGCAGTTCCTTGGACAGGTACGGGTCCTCGGGGATGTCCGAGTCCAGCAGCTGCTGGAACGCCACCAGCTTGGAGTACGACAGCAGCACCGCCAGCTCCGGCCGGGTCAGCCCCTGCCCGCGGGCCTTGCGCGCCGACAGCTCGGCGTCCGAGGGCAGGAACTCGATCTGCCGGTCGAGCAGGCCCTGCGCCTCCAGGGTGCGGATGAAGTGCTGCTTGGAACCCAGCCGCTTGACGCTCATCCGCTCCATCAGGCTGATCGCCTGGTTCTGGCGGTAGTTGTCGAACAGCACCAGCCGCGCGACCTCGTCGGTCATCGAGGCCAGCAGCTTGTTGCGCGCGGCCACGGTGAGTTTCTTCGAGCGGACCACGTCGTTGAGCAGGATCTTGATGTTCACCTCGTGGTCGGAGGTGTCCACGCCGGCGGAGTTGTCGATGAAGTCGGTGTTGAGCAGGACCCCGGCATGCGCCGCCTCGATCCGGCCCAGCTGGGTCAGGCCCAGGTTGCCGCCCTCGCCCACGATCCGGCAGCGCAGCTGGCCGCCGTTGACGCGCAGGGCGTTGTTGGCGCGGTCGCCGACCTCGGCGTTCTGCTCGCTGGCGGCCTTGACGTAGGTGCCGATGCCGCCGTTCCACAGCAGGTCCACCGGCGCCTTCAGGATCGCGCTCATCAGCTCGTTGGGCGAAAGCGACTTCACGCCCTCATCCAGGCCCAGCGCCGCCCGCACCTGCGGGGTGATCTCGATCGACTTGGCGCTGCGCGGATGCACGCCGCCGCCCTTGCTGATCAGCCTGGCGTCGTAGTCGGCCCAGCTCGAGCGCGGCAGCGCGAACATGCGCTCGCGCTCGGCGAAGGAGCGGGCCGCGTCCGGATCCGGATCGATGAAGATGTGGCGGTGGTCGAACGCGGCCACCAGGCGGATGTGCCTGGACAGCAGCATGCCGTTGCCGAACACGTCGCCGGACATGTCGCCGATGCCCACGCAGGTGAAGTCCTCGCTCTGGCAGTCGCGGCCCAGCGCGCGGAAGTGGCGCTTGACCGACTCCCATGCTCCTCGAGCAGTAATACCCATGCCCTTGTGGTCGTAGCCCACCGAGCCGCCGGAGGCGAACGCGTCACCCAGCCAGAAGCCGTGGGCGATGGCCAGGCCGTTGGCGATGTCGGAGAAGGTCGCCGTGCCCTTGTCGGCGGCCACCACCAGGTACGGATCGTCCTGATCGTGGCGGACCACGTCGCGCGGCGGCACGATCTTGCCGTCGACGATGTTGTCGGTGATGTCGAGCAGGCCCTGGATGAACAGCTTGTAGCAGGCCACGCCCTCGGCCAGCACCGCGTCGCGTTCGCCGGAAGCCGGCGGCTGCTTGACGAAGAAGCCGCCCTTGGCGCCGACCGGCACGATCACCGTGTTCTTGACCATCTGCGCCTTGACCAGGCCCAGCACTTCGGTGCGGAAGTCCTCGCGCCGGTCCGACCAGCGCAGGCCGCCGCGGGCGACCGGACCGAAGCGCAGGTGCACGCCTTCCACCCGCGGGCCGTA is a genomic window containing:
- a CDS encoding 5'-nucleotidase — protein: MARPDDTSPRLLTVAVTSRALFDLEESHALYERDGVEAYADYQRGLEDEVLEPGVAFPVVRKLLALNRRLPPGTPQVEVILLSRNSADTGLRIFNSIQHHGLGIVRAVFTAGEPTWPYVAPFGTDLFLSANPESVRRSLQHGVAAATILPARAAAAHRDQLRIAFDGDAVIFGDESERISREQGVEAFGLHEHQRAREPLSGGPFRGFLSALHELQAVFPPGEDAPIRTALVTARSAPAHERVIRTLREWDVRLDEALFLGGRAKGPFLATFGADIFFDDSAHNIDSARLHVAAGHVPHGVANPE
- a CDS encoding NAD kinase, coding for MSASPRIAFLASTVPNAQQALEAMAARHGQHPPEEADVICALGGDGFMLQTLHRHGGLDKPVYGMKLGTVGFLMNHFHADNLLERIAAAEPAKLRPLEMLAQTESGTSTGSLAYNEVSLLRQTRQAAHIRIGLNGQTRLDELICDGVMVATPAGSTAYNFSAHGPILPLGSHTIALTPIAAFRPRRWRGAILKADTEIRFEVLDPYKRPVSVTADSHETRDVVEVVIRESADRTVTLLFDPEHNLEERILSEQFVV